Proteins found in one Hypericibacter terrae genomic segment:
- the gnd gene encoding phosphogluconate dehydrogenase (NAD(+)-dependent, decarboxylating), giving the protein MQIGVIGLGRMGGNISRRLMKAEHSCVVFDVNVKPREQLAKEGAAAAGSLEDVVRALESKPRAVWVMLPAGRITEETVERLGKLLEPGDIVVDGGNSFYKDDIRRAKKLAEKRIRYVDCGTSGGVWGIERGYCMMIGGPKDAVDHLDPIFAALAPGRGDIPRTPGRSNGDARAERGYIHAGPSGAGHFVKMVHNGIEYGLMQAYAEGFDILRNKDSKDLPEDERFALNLPDIAEVWRRGSVISSWLLDLTAAALTKDPLLKSFSGYVQDSGEGRWTIEAAIEEAVPADVLSSALYTRFRSRQGHTFAEKVLSAMRLGFGGHIEGSEPIDPEPAPARAAAEKAGR; this is encoded by the coding sequence ATGCAGATCGGCGTGATCGGACTGGGCCGCATGGGCGGCAATATTTCCCGGCGCTTGATGAAGGCGGAGCACAGCTGCGTGGTGTTCGACGTCAACGTCAAGCCGCGCGAGCAGTTGGCGAAGGAGGGCGCCGCCGCGGCGGGATCGCTCGAAGACGTGGTCAGGGCCCTCGAGAGCAAGCCTCGCGCCGTATGGGTGATGCTGCCCGCCGGCCGGATCACCGAAGAGACCGTCGAACGTCTCGGCAAGCTGCTGGAACCGGGCGACATCGTCGTCGATGGCGGCAATTCCTTCTACAAGGACGACATCCGACGCGCCAAGAAACTGGCCGAGAAGCGCATCCGTTATGTCGATTGCGGCACGTCCGGCGGCGTCTGGGGCATCGAGCGCGGCTACTGCATGATGATCGGCGGCCCGAAGGATGCCGTGGATCACCTCGATCCGATCTTCGCGGCACTGGCGCCGGGGCGCGGCGACATTCCGCGCACGCCGGGTCGCAGTAACGGCGATGCGCGCGCCGAACGGGGCTATATCCACGCAGGCCCGTCCGGCGCCGGGCATTTCGTCAAGATGGTGCATAACGGCATCGAATATGGACTGATGCAGGCCTATGCCGAAGGTTTCGACATCCTGCGTAACAAGGATTCGAAGGATCTGCCGGAAGACGAGCGCTTTGCTCTGAATCTGCCCGACATCGCGGAAGTCTGGAGGCGCGGCAGCGTGATCTCATCCTGGCTGCTCGATCTCACCGCCGCGGCGCTGACAAAGGATCCGCTGCTGAAGAGCTTCTCGGGTTATGTCCAGGATTCCGGCGAAGGCCGCTGGACCATCGAGGCTGCCATCGAAGAGGCGGTTCCCGCCGACGTCCTTTCTTCGGCGCTCTATACTCGCTTCCGCTCGCGGCAAGGACATACCTTCGCCGAGAAAGTGCTTTCGGCCATGCGCCTGGGCTTCGGCGGACATATCGAAGGCAGCGAGCCCATCGATCCCGAACCGGCGCCGGCCCGTGCAGCGGCAGAGAAGGCGGGAAGGTAG
- a CDS encoding gluconokinase: MSQASHDWSMPDACAIARPVIIVVMGVSGSGKTTVSAMLAATLGCPFQEGDELHPPGNVERMAHGIALTDADRMPWLRRIVAEIDGWRARGESGVLTCSALKRSYRDVIIGDRADVTLVYLKGAYDLIRRRMAARHEHFMPLSLLDSQFATLQEPAPDEHPITVDVGGAPADIVRSILRRIEERQGAARRPI, translated from the coding sequence ATGAGCCAGGCGAGCCACGATTGGTCGATGCCCGATGCCTGCGCCATCGCCAGGCCGGTGATCATCGTCGTCATGGGCGTGTCGGGGTCCGGCAAGACGACGGTGTCGGCGATGCTGGCGGCAACCCTCGGCTGTCCGTTCCAGGAAGGCGACGAGCTGCATCCACCCGGGAATGTCGAGAGGATGGCCCACGGCATCGCCCTGACGGATGCGGACCGGATGCCCTGGCTGCGAAGGATCGTGGCTGAGATCGACGGCTGGCGCGCCCGAGGGGAATCCGGTGTGCTCACCTGCTCGGCTCTGAAGCGCTCCTATCGCGACGTCATCATCGGCGACCGCGCGGACGTGACATTGGTCTATCTGAAAGGTGCCTACGATCTGATCCGCCGACGCATGGCCGCGCGGCACGAGCATTTCATGCCGCTCTCACTGCTCGACAGCCAGTTTGCGACATTGCAGGAGCCCGCACCCGACGAGCATCCGATCACCGTCGATGTCGGCGGCGCGCCCGCCGACATCGTTCGCAGTATTCTGCGCCGGATCGAGGAACGGCAAGGGGCTGCGAGGAGGCCGATATGA
- a CDS encoding ROK family protein — protein sequence MSRSTPVSSIDPRTLAIDIGGTGLKASVLDRTGKMLIDRVRVATPYPCSPDVLLRTLVALVAPLPAFERVSVGFPGVIRAGRTLTAPHFGNRPWRDYPLAADLSKRLGRPVRLLNDAEVQGFGIIKGRGLEVVLTLGTGAGTAVFREGALMPHLELAQHPIHNGQTYNDYVGSGALRRKGVKKWSRHVRKTIEILNSLLHYDVLYLGGGNGVEVIDPPNDVRIASNDAGITGGIRLWDADVDRSLFDDGDDGGGASRPRAKAELL from the coding sequence ATGAGCCGCAGCACGCCGGTTTCCTCAATCGACCCGCGGACATTGGCGATCGATATCGGGGGCACCGGGCTCAAGGCATCGGTTCTCGATCGCACCGGCAAGATGCTGATCGACCGCGTTCGCGTTGCGACGCCTTATCCTTGTTCGCCGGACGTCCTTTTGCGAACGCTCGTGGCCCTGGTCGCGCCGCTGCCCGCGTTCGAACGCGTTTCCGTGGGATTTCCGGGCGTGATCCGCGCCGGGCGAACCCTGACGGCTCCGCATTTCGGGAACCGTCCCTGGCGCGACTATCCGTTGGCCGCCGATTTATCGAAGCGTCTCGGCCGGCCGGTCCGATTGCTCAACGATGCCGAGGTCCAGGGTTTCGGGATCATCAAGGGGCGGGGGTTGGAGGTCGTGCTGACCCTCGGGACCGGGGCCGGAACGGCGGTGTTCCGTGAAGGCGCTCTGATGCCGCATCTCGAGCTGGCGCAGCACCCCATCCACAACGGCCAGACCTACAATGATTATGTCGGGAGCGGAGCTCTGCGGCGCAAAGGTGTGAAGAAATGGAGCCGCCATGTCCGCAAGACGATCGAGATTCTCAATTCGCTCCTCCACTACGATGTGCTTTATCTCGGTGGCGGCAATGGTGTCGAGGTGATCGATCCGCCGAATGACGTCAGGATCGCGTCGAACGATGCCGGAATTACGGGTGGGATTCGACTCTGGGATGCGGATGTCGATCGGTCCCTCTTCGACGATGGTGACGATGGAGGCGGGGCGTCACGGCCGCGCGCCAAGGCCGAACTACTATAG
- a CDS encoding Cof-type HAD-IIB family hydrolase, with protein MKRDIRLLLADVDGTLVTQEKLLTEAAKEAAHDLRDAGIVLAITSGRPPRGMSMLIEPLALEGAIAGFNGGVFVNPDLSVIESHRVDPAIAGQALKLILDQGLDAWVYTDEEWLIRDPAAAHVAREAWTVKFDARVVTSFTDANLAQTVKIVGVSDDLDRVAACEKAVQRTLGEKASAARSQPYYLDVTNPQANKGVVVTALSTLLNIPTRQIATIGDMPNDVLMFRRSGFSIAMGNASDEVKAQANVVTESNENEGFAKAVRSFLLAPAAT; from the coding sequence ATGAAGAGGGATATCCGCCTTCTTCTGGCCGACGTGGACGGCACCCTGGTGACGCAGGAGAAACTGCTGACCGAGGCGGCGAAGGAAGCGGCCCACGATCTGCGCGATGCCGGCATCGTCCTCGCCATCACCAGCGGCCGGCCGCCGCGTGGCATGAGCATGCTGATCGAGCCCCTTGCCTTGGAAGGCGCGATCGCAGGCTTCAATGGCGGCGTGTTCGTCAATCCCGACCTCTCCGTGATCGAGAGCCACAGGGTCGATCCCGCGATTGCCGGGCAGGCCTTGAAGCTGATCCTCGACCAGGGGCTCGACGCTTGGGTCTACACCGATGAGGAATGGTTGATTCGCGACCCTGCGGCGGCTCATGTGGCACGCGAGGCCTGGACGGTCAAGTTCGACGCCAGGGTCGTGACGTCATTCACGGACGCGAATCTGGCGCAGACGGTGAAGATCGTCGGCGTCTCGGACGATCTCGATCGGGTCGCCGCATGCGAGAAGGCGGTGCAGCGCACGCTGGGCGAGAAGGCGAGTGCGGCGCGCTCGCAGCCCTACTATCTCGACGTGACGAACCCGCAAGCCAACAAGGGAGTCGTCGTGACGGCTTTGTCGACGCTCCTGAACATACCCACCCGGCAGATCGCCACCATCGGAGACATGCCGAACGATGTTCTCATGTTCCGGCGCAGTGGCTTCTCGATCGCGATGGGCAACGCCAGCGACGAGGTGAAGGCTCAGGCGAACGTCGTCACCGAAAGCAACGAGAACGAGGGCTTCGCCAAGGCGGTTCGCAGCTTCCTTCTGGCTCCGGCCGCGACATGA
- the rpiA gene encoding ribose-5-phosphate isomerase RpiA, whose product MSPSSTQEASKRAAAMQAAMAIEDGMVVGLGSGSTAALAVEALAARIAQGLRVVGIPTSEATAALARRLGVPLTSFAEHSHVDITIDGADQVERRSLTLIKGRGGALLREKIVASASDRMIVVVDETKLVARLGGATPLPVEIVAFGSQTVIARLKALGCAPTLRLKGDEIFFTDGGNLIADCAMAEIPDPAALEARLAAVTGVIETGLFIGLATEILIGRPAGVELLQR is encoded by the coding sequence ATGTCACCGTCATCCACACAGGAGGCCTCGAAACGCGCCGCCGCGATGCAAGCCGCGATGGCGATCGAGGACGGGATGGTGGTCGGTCTCGGCAGCGGGTCGACTGCCGCTCTCGCGGTCGAAGCGCTGGCGGCCCGCATCGCGCAAGGCCTGCGGGTGGTCGGCATCCCGACCTCCGAGGCCACGGCCGCCTTGGCGCGCCGCCTCGGCGTGCCGCTGACGAGCTTCGCTGAACATAGCCACGTCGATATCACCATCGACGGCGCCGACCAGGTCGAGCGTCGCAGCCTCACTCTTATCAAGGGACGGGGAGGGGCGCTCTTACGCGAGAAGATCGTGGCCAGCGCCAGCGACCGGATGATCGTCGTTGTCGACGAGACGAAGCTGGTGGCCCGCCTCGGCGGTGCGACACCGTTACCGGTGGAGATCGTCGCCTTCGGCTCGCAGACGGTGATCGCGCGCCTGAAAGCCCTGGGCTGCGCCCCGACGCTGCGCCTCAAGGGCGACGAGATCTTTTTCACGGATGGCGGCAACCTGATTGCCGATTGCGCGATGGCCGAGATTCCCGACCCGGCGGCGCTGGAAGCCCGCCTTGCGGCGGTTACCGGCGTCATCGAGACCGGCCTCTTCATCGGTTTGGCGACCGAGATCCTGATCGGGCGGCCGGCGGGTGTAGAATTGCTCCAGCGATGA
- a CDS encoding bifunctional transaldolase/phosoglucose isomerase produces MNPLKQLETCGQSVWLDYLKRSLIEKGELRLLIEQDGLKGVTSNPSIFERAIGETDEYAAALRQFQVSEDHGVTAIYEHLAIADIRAAADILHPVYEATQGRDGYISLECSPYLANDTQATIEEAMRLWTAVTRPNLMIKVPATPAGIPAIRKLIGHGLNINITLLFSVRVYEQVAEAYLAGLDELKQAGGDLSKIGSVASFFVSRIDTAIDKRLDRLDDKPMSDRFRGKIAIANAKLAYARYKALFAGPRWQALASSGAMTQRLLWASTSTKSPSYKDTMYVEALIGRDTVDTMPPATMDAFRDHGKAVSDAIEQDLAGAQALLAALEAQGVSLNEVTEELVKDGVQQFADAFDKLFGAIARQRRALLDDKHAGMAIEPGSPEMKAAIETEQEAWRAGGRIRRLWAGDRSLWTKADEDRWLGWLPVADEELADVERLRAFAEDVKRRGFTDILLLGMGGSSLGPEVLGSVFGPPSGWPRFHMLDSTDPAQIRTTEQAIDLAKTLFIVSSKSGSTLEPNIFMDYFLDRVRAARGAGKAGEQFVAVTDPGSSLEKHAKAQHFAHIFHGVPSIGGRYSVLSKFGLVPAAAMGLDVKRLLETTRPMMRDCGPDVPPAENPGVRLGVAMGIAATRFGRDKVTIVASPGIAALGAWLEQLLAESTGKQGRGLIPLAGEPLASPEHYGRDRFFAYLELAGQADPSQRQAVAALEKAGHPVARITVKDVWHIGQEFFRWEIATAVAGAVIGIDPFDQPDVEASKKKTSALTKDYETSCRLPKEEPLFRENGMALFADPRNAAALGRHNTLSAYLKAHLGQLHPGDYVALLAYIERKDAHTRTLTAMRKHIRDKSRAATCLGYGPRFQHSTGQAYKGGPNSGVFLQVTCDDPVDIDVPGHGYSFGVVKAAQARGDLEVLVERGRRTLRIHLKDVDEGLAELGRAVSAALP; encoded by the coding sequence ATGAATCCGTTGAAGCAGCTCGAAACCTGCGGTCAATCGGTCTGGCTGGACTACCTGAAGCGGAGCCTCATCGAGAAAGGCGAGCTGCGCCTATTGATCGAGCAGGACGGGTTGAAGGGCGTGACATCGAATCCCTCGATCTTCGAGAGGGCGATCGGCGAAACCGACGAATATGCAGCCGCGCTGAGGCAGTTTCAGGTATCGGAAGACCACGGCGTCACGGCGATCTATGAGCATCTGGCGATCGCCGACATCCGTGCCGCCGCCGACATCCTGCATCCCGTCTACGAGGCGACGCAGGGACGGGATGGCTATATCAGCCTGGAATGCTCGCCCTATCTGGCCAACGATACGCAAGCCACGATCGAGGAGGCGATGCGGCTATGGACGGCGGTGACGCGACCCAACCTGATGATCAAGGTGCCCGCGACCCCGGCCGGCATTCCCGCCATTCGTAAATTGATCGGCCATGGGCTCAATATCAACATCACCCTGCTGTTCTCCGTGCGTGTCTATGAGCAGGTTGCCGAGGCCTATCTCGCTGGGCTCGACGAACTGAAGCAGGCGGGCGGCGACCTCTCCAAGATCGGCAGCGTCGCCAGCTTCTTCGTGAGCCGTATCGATACGGCGATCGACAAACGGCTGGACCGGCTCGATGACAAGCCGATGTCGGATCGCTTCCGCGGCAAGATCGCGATCGCCAATGCGAAGCTTGCCTATGCCCGCTATAAGGCGCTTTTCGCGGGGCCGCGTTGGCAGGCGCTCGCCTCATCCGGTGCGATGACCCAGCGGCTGCTTTGGGCGTCGACCAGCACCAAGAGCCCCAGCTACAAGGACACGATGTATGTCGAGGCTCTCATTGGCCGCGATACCGTCGACACCATGCCGCCGGCGACGATGGATGCGTTCCGGGACCATGGCAAGGCGGTCTCCGATGCCATCGAGCAGGATCTGGCCGGCGCTCAGGCACTTCTCGCCGCGCTCGAGGCCCAGGGCGTTTCTCTGAACGAGGTGACCGAGGAGCTGGTCAAAGACGGGGTGCAGCAGTTTGCGGACGCGTTCGACAAGCTGTTCGGCGCCATTGCCCGGCAGCGCCGTGCGCTTCTCGACGACAAGCATGCCGGCATGGCGATCGAGCCCGGCTCGCCAGAGATGAAGGCGGCCATCGAGACGGAGCAGGAGGCGTGGCGTGCCGGCGGGCGCATCCGGCGACTTTGGGCCGGCGACAGATCGCTGTGGACGAAAGCGGACGAGGACCGGTGGCTGGGCTGGCTGCCGGTGGCGGATGAGGAACTGGCCGATGTCGAGCGCCTGCGAGCTTTTGCAGAGGATGTAAAGCGGCGCGGCTTTACCGATATCCTGCTCCTGGGCATGGGCGGGTCGAGCCTGGGCCCCGAAGTGCTGGGGTCGGTTTTCGGGCCGCCATCCGGATGGCCGCGCTTCCACATGCTGGACAGTACCGATCCGGCGCAGATCAGAACCACCGAGCAGGCTATCGATCTCGCCAAGACGCTGTTCATCGTCTCCTCGAAATCCGGCAGCACGCTGGAGCCCAATATCTTCATGGACTATTTCCTCGATCGCGTCCGCGCGGCCCGCGGCGCAGGGAAGGCCGGCGAACAGTTCGTCGCCGTGACCGATCCCGGCTCCTCGCTGGAAAAGCACGCCAAGGCTCAGCACTTTGCCCATATCTTTCATGGCGTGCCTTCGATCGGCGGCCGCTACTCGGTGCTGTCGAAGTTCGGCCTTGTCCCGGCCGCGGCCATGGGGCTCGACGTCAAGCGCCTCCTCGAGACGACGCGGCCGATGATGCGCGATTGCGGCCCCGACGTGCCGCCCGCTGAGAATCCGGGCGTTCGGCTCGGTGTCGCCATGGGCATTGCGGCCACGCGCTTCGGCCGCGACAAGGTGACGATCGTCGCCTCGCCGGGGATCGCCGCGCTCGGCGCCTGGCTGGAGCAGCTTCTCGCGGAGAGCACCGGCAAGCAGGGGCGCGGGCTGATCCCGCTCGCCGGGGAACCGCTTGCCTCGCCGGAGCATTACGGAAGAGATCGGTTCTTCGCCTATCTGGAGTTGGCGGGACAGGCCGATCCGTCGCAGCGTCAGGCCGTAGCGGCGTTGGAAAAAGCCGGCCATCCGGTGGCGCGGATCACCGTGAAGGATGTCTGGCATATCGGCCAGGAGTTCTTTCGATGGGAAATCGCCACCGCCGTGGCCGGCGCGGTGATCGGTATCGATCCGTTCGACCAGCCGGATGTCGAAGCGAGCAAGAAAAAGACGAGTGCGCTGACCAAGGACTACGAGACGTCGTGCCGCCTGCCGAAGGAGGAGCCGCTGTTTCGGGAGAACGGCATGGCTCTTTTCGCCGACCCCCGAAACGCGGCCGCGTTGGGCAGGCACAATACGCTGTCGGCCTATCTGAAAGCGCATCTCGGGCAACTGCATCCGGGCGACTATGTGGCGCTGTTGGCCTATATCGAGCGTAAGGACGCGCACACGCGAACGCTGACCGCGATGCGCAAGCATATCCGCGACAAATCCCGTGCCGCGACCTGCCTCGGTTACGGCCCCCGTTTCCAACATTCCACCGGGCAGGCCTACAAAGGCGGTCCGAATTCGGGCGTGTTTCTGCAGGTGACCTGCGACGACCCGGTCGATATCGACGTGCCGGGCCATGGCTACAGCTTCGGCGTGGTGAAGGCGGCACAGGCGCGCGGCGATCTCGAGGTGCTGGTGGAGCGGGGCCGGCGTACGCTTCGGATCCATTTGAAAGATGTCGATGAGGGATTGGCAGAACTGGGACGCGCCGTGAGCGCGGCGCTCCCGTAA
- the zwf gene encoding glucose-6-phosphate dehydrogenase, whose product MPDRQAIRASSVAPATDPSPRRQPKPADPCTLVIFGATGDLTNRLVMPALYNLTKTKVLPENFALIGVARSERTADGWRDHLYKTLKSYVGNAANEFHVDHVDEAAWKRLASRMSYVQGDLTKPELYEKLRDMLAETGKAHGTEGNAIFYLAVADSLFGSVVEQLGKAKLTDQNEGRNGQRPFWRRVVIEKPFGNSLASARELNARILRSLQENQIFRIDHFLGKDTVQSIMALRFANGLFEPIWNRDRIDHVQITAAETVGVEQRGEFYEATGALRDMVPNHVFSLLSMVAMEPPVGFDEASIRTKKADVFAAMPAVKPDRAVRGQYRAGTVLGKAVKAYRQEPKVAPDSNVETYVAMELAIDNWRWAGVPFYIRTGKHMSRRNTEIAIRFKPAPYAAFKGTPVDCLPPNWLVLRIAPDEGISLQFEVKRRGPIVDLAAVKMDFHYDDWFPKEPNVGYETLLYDVMVGDPTLFMRADMVEEAWRVVQPVLDAWAAEKVDVPGYASGSDGPGAADELLRRDGDRAWRPVAPPSERKS is encoded by the coding sequence ATGCCCGACCGTCAAGCGATTAGGGCATCGTCGGTCGCCCCCGCGACCGATCCGTCGCCGCGCCGTCAGCCGAAACCCGCCGATCCTTGCACCCTGGTGATCTTCGGGGCCACCGGCGATCTCACCAACCGCCTCGTGATGCCGGCGCTCTATAATCTGACGAAGACCAAGGTGCTGCCGGAAAATTTCGCCTTGATCGGCGTGGCCCGGTCGGAGAGGACGGCGGACGGCTGGCGCGACCACCTTTACAAGACCTTGAAGAGCTATGTCGGCAACGCCGCCAACGAGTTCCATGTCGATCATGTCGACGAGGCGGCGTGGAAACGGCTCGCGAGCAGAATGTCTTATGTTCAAGGCGATCTGACCAAGCCCGAGCTGTATGAGAAACTCCGCGACATGCTCGCCGAGACCGGCAAGGCGCACGGGACCGAGGGCAATGCCATCTTCTACCTCGCCGTTGCCGACAGCCTTTTCGGCAGCGTGGTCGAGCAGCTCGGCAAGGCGAAGCTCACCGATCAAAACGAGGGCCGGAACGGGCAACGCCCGTTCTGGCGCCGTGTCGTAATCGAGAAGCCTTTCGGCAACAGCCTGGCTTCGGCTCGCGAGTTGAACGCCCGCATCCTGCGCAGTCTGCAGGAGAACCAGATTTTCCGGATCGATCACTTTTTGGGGAAGGACACGGTCCAGAGCATCATGGCGCTGCGCTTCGCCAACGGGCTATTCGAGCCGATCTGGAACCGCGACCGGATCGATCACGTACAGATCACCGCGGCGGAGACGGTCGGTGTTGAACAGCGCGGCGAGTTCTATGAAGCGACGGGCGCGCTGCGCGACATGGTTCCAAATCATGTCTTCTCGCTTCTTTCGATGGTCGCCATGGAGCCGCCGGTCGGCTTCGACGAGGCGTCGATCCGCACGAAGAAGGCCGATGTCTTCGCCGCCATGCCTGCCGTCAAGCCCGACCGGGCCGTTCGCGGCCAATATCGTGCCGGCACGGTGCTGGGCAAGGCGGTGAAGGCCTACCGGCAGGAGCCGAAGGTAGCGCCGGACTCGAACGTCGAAACCTATGTCGCGATGGAGCTTGCCATCGACAATTGGCGCTGGGCCGGGGTCCCCTTCTACATCCGTACCGGCAAGCACATGTCCCGCCGGAACACGGAGATCGCGATCCGCTTCAAGCCAGCGCCCTATGCCGCGTTCAAGGGCACGCCCGTCGACTGCCTGCCGCCCAACTGGCTGGTGCTGCGCATCGCGCCGGACGAGGGCATCTCCCTGCAGTTCGAGGTCAAGCGCCGTGGGCCGATCGTGGATCTCGCCGCCGTCAAGATGGATTTCCACTATGACGACTGGTTTCCGAAGGAGCCCAATGTCGGCTACGAGACGCTGCTCTACGACGTCATGGTCGGCGATCCGACTCTGTTCATGCGCGCCGACATGGTGGAGGAGGCCTGGCGGGTCGTCCAGCCGGTGCTCGATGCCTGGGCGGCGGAGAAGGTCGACGTTCCCGGCTATGCATCGGGCAGCGACGGCCCCGGCGCAGCCGACGAGTTGCTGAGACGCGACGGAGATCGGGCCTGGCGGCCGGTGGCCCCGCCCTCGGAGCGGAAATCGTAA
- a CDS encoding GH39 family glycosyl hydrolase gives MGPVFSSNIDGAAMAMPHFWEHMVGSDHAPMALRADWQEQMRRAHDELGFRYVRFHGLLCDDVGTLIAEGETLFYSFFNSDRIFDFLLSIGMKPFVELSFMPTALASGDKTVFHYRANVSAPKDYGHWSVLIRKLVAHWVERYGLAEVRDWFFEVWNEPNLEAFGSGKQQDYFTLYRYTAEAIKSVDAKLKVGGPATAANAWVDDFIAFCAASDLPVDFISTHHYPTDAFGLPGDDTETQLAKSRRSVLRDEMREVRRQAGDRPLYYTEWCTSSNPRDPMHDEPYAAAFVVKTVMEANGLVKGYSYWTFSDIFEENYFPSVPFHGGFGLLNIHGIAKPAYRAFELLHTLGGGLLPTEGAHPTVDMWVVGGVQSVTVLLTNYGLPRHPIATETAQISLRTERAPTAVTIRRIDADHANPKQRWLEMGAPEYLNAAAVAELNAASRCDPEPQPFAFKAGAVGFDVVLPPLSVAAVTLRFAVPPGD, from the coding sequence ATGGGTCCAGTTTTCAGCAGCAATATAGACGGCGCGGCGATGGCCATGCCTCATTTCTGGGAGCATATGGTCGGTAGCGATCACGCGCCGATGGCGCTGCGGGCAGACTGGCAGGAACAGATGCGGCGCGCCCATGACGAGCTGGGCTTCCGGTATGTCCGGTTCCACGGTCTGCTGTGCGACGATGTCGGGACTCTGATCGCCGAGGGCGAGACGCTGTTCTATTCCTTCTTCAACAGCGACCGGATATTCGATTTCCTGCTCTCGATCGGCATGAAGCCGTTCGTCGAGCTGAGCTTCATGCCCACCGCCCTGGCATCGGGCGACAAGACCGTCTTCCATTATCGCGCCAATGTCTCGGCGCCGAAGGATTATGGGCATTGGTCGGTGCTGATTCGCAAGCTCGTGGCGCACTGGGTCGAACGCTATGGCCTGGCGGAAGTCCGCGACTGGTTCTTCGAGGTCTGGAACGAGCCCAATCTCGAGGCCTTCGGCAGCGGCAAGCAGCAGGATTATTTCACGCTCTATCGCTACACGGCGGAGGCCATCAAGTCGGTCGATGCGAAACTGAAGGTCGGGGGGCCGGCGACGGCGGCCAATGCCTGGGTCGACGATTTCATCGCGTTTTGTGCCGCAAGCGATCTGCCGGTCGACTTCATCAGCACCCACCATTACCCGACCGACGCCTTCGGATTGCCCGGCGACGACACCGAGACGCAGCTGGCCAAGAGCCGACGCAGCGTGCTCCGCGACGAGATGCGGGAGGTTCGCCGTCAGGCGGGCGACCGGCCGCTCTATTACACGGAATGGTGCACCTCCTCGAATCCCCGTGATCCGATGCATGACGAGCCATACGCGGCCGCCTTCGTGGTCAAGACCGTCATGGAGGCGAACGGGCTGGTGAAGGGCTACAGCTACTGGACCTTCTCCGACATCTTCGAGGAGAATTATTTCCCCTCGGTGCCGTTCCATGGCGGGTTCGGACTCCTCAACATCCACGGAATCGCCAAGCCCGCATACCGCGCGTTCGAGTTGCTGCACACCCTGGGAGGCGGGTTGCTGCCGACCGAAGGCGCGCATCCGACGGTCGATATGTGGGTTGTCGGCGGGGTGCAATCCGTGACGGTTCTTCTCACCAATTACGGCCTCCCTCGCCATCCGATTGCCACGGAGACGGCGCAGATCTCGCTTCGGACCGAACGGGCACCGACGGCGGTGACGATCCGGCGGATCGATGCGGATCATGCCAACCCGAAGCAGCGCTGGCTGGAGATGGGGGCGCCGGAGTATCTGAACGCGGCCGCGGTGGCGGAACTGAACGCCGCCTCGCGCTGCGATCCCGAACC
- the pgl gene encoding 6-phosphogluconolactonase, with product MTGISDAKLEVLPDPDALARRVAAWLLAAATAKQDRFAVALSGGSTPRRLYEHLADTACRDSFPWSRAHWFWGDERFVPADDAKSNYRMVREALLSRAPIPAGNIHPMPTTPSSPEAAASAYERELKSFYGADRLDSAQPLFDVTLLGLGLDGHTASLFPGTPALGVRDRWVAAVVGAEPEARITLTYPALESSRRVAFLISGSEKREILTRLRRGDESLPAARLRPVGSLWFFADAAAAAFP from the coding sequence ATGACAGGAATTTCCGATGCCAAGCTGGAGGTGCTTCCCGATCCTGACGCGCTGGCGCGTCGGGTGGCGGCCTGGCTGCTCGCGGCGGCGACGGCGAAGCAGGACCGTTTCGCGGTCGCGCTTTCCGGCGGCTCGACGCCCCGGCGGCTCTATGAGCATCTGGCTGACACGGCCTGTCGCGACAGTTTTCCCTGGTCCCGGGCGCACTGGTTCTGGGGCGACGAGCGCTTCGTGCCAGCCGATGACGCGAAGAGCAATTACCGCATGGTGCGGGAGGCGCTGCTGTCGCGGGCGCCGATCCCCGCCGGCAATATCCATCCGATGCCGACCACACCATCAAGCCCGGAAGCGGCGGCGTCCGCCTATGAGCGCGAGCTCAAATCCTTCTATGGCGCGGACCGGCTCGATTCCGCCCAGCCGCTCTTCGACGTGACGCTGCTGGGGCTGGGGTTGGATGGCCATACCGCGTCGCTGTTCCCCGGCACGCCGGCCCTGGGCGTGCGCGATCGCTGGGTCGCTGCCGTGGTCGGCGCCGAGCCCGAAGCCCGGATCACGCTCACCTATCCGGCGCTGGAGAGCAGCCGCCGGGTCGCCTTCCTGATCTCGGGCAGCGAGAAGCGCGAAATCCTCACGCGGCTGCGTCGTGGCGATGAGAGCCTACCAGCGGCACGCCTTCGCCCCGTCGGCTCGCTCTGGTTCTTTGCCGACGCGGCAGCCGCAGCATTTCCGTGA